The following coding sequences lie in one Trichoderma breve strain T069 chromosome 1, whole genome shotgun sequence genomic window:
- a CDS encoding RNA-binding signal recognition particle 68 domain-containing protein, with protein MDITSFVVRGRDQALLYGDFSTYHGQLSKRLLNSRKKLGIVTKNRGKFRKPEQVTAEDVQGNNEHVHLLLLTSERAWAQAMSIKAGHANDQKGVAGRARSHIVSRLEKAARSAEHFVSILSQTDVTGATTTDVLEARAYASLIRGAMQFEKQSWEPCLRSYATTYIIYNALATASKSDIFKDLLSETVEPSIRFAAYQLKTPRTVSVATLAKNAFPRSDDALVQEINRIDATLLAEANPESKDGIAGSETAPQTLTWRSHQVQIEDAQIATYWSIVSEAKERLSQTVAKSQDKGLHEVAAAYDEILISTQDAVDATKQAIDELKGDGVGQSDPRMQRLQITRTAVNYEMISWRIGRNRVLTGPHDGATEEYELRRRGKKKDAASAEAKKERELPTGKKLAKLKEKAALYDGILQNLESIRELPGVAADEELATRVEAYENYFIALKHLAVARSHAIIGNSANALALINSALGFSLKAVAKLPNVEPVSDEAPLSLDISPASVKFLEQVIDGELQRHRAIVHVDNLRKKKTKVDEYESNVPLVEKLYEYPVGGADLEHIVEFPPREEVVPIKPIFLDVAWNYIHYPGKEPQVAVGGQAVEGAQEPEQPAQTTKRGWFGFGR; from the exons ATGGACATCACCAGCTTCGTCGTCCGGGGCCGAGACCAAGCTCTGCTCTATGGCGACTTCTCCACCTATCATGGCCAGCTGTCCAAGCGCCTGCTCAACTCGCGCAAGAAGCTAGGCATCGTGACTAAGAATCGAGGCAAGTTTCGCAAGCCGGAACAAGTGACGGCCGAAGACGTCCAGGGAAACAATGA ACATGTCCATCTACTCCTCCTTACCAGCGAACGCGCCTGGGCCCAGGCAATGAGCATCAAGGCTGGGCATGCAAACGATCAGAAGGGAGTTGCTGGTCGCGCCCGGTCTCACATTGTCTCACGGCTCGAGAAAGCCGCTCGAAGCGCTGAACACTTCGTCAGCATCCTATCGCAGACCGACGTCACCGGCGCCACCACGACTGATGTTCTCGAGGCTCGGGCATATGCATCGCTCATCCGCGGTGCTATGCAATTCGAAAAGCAAAGCTGGGAGCCTTGTCTGCGGAGCTACGCAACAACCTACATCATCTACAACGCATTGGCTACCGCTAGCAAGAgcgacatcttcaaagaCTTGCTCTCCGAGACGGTCGAGCCGTCGATCCGGTTTGCTGCTTACCAGCTCAAGACTCCCCGAACGGTCTCAGTTGCTACCCTGGCTAAGAATGCCTTCCCACGATCAGACGACGCTCTGGTTCAAGAAATCAACCGAATTGATGCCACTCTTCTGGCCGAGGCAAACCCAGAGTCCAAGGACGGCATTGCGGGTAGCGAAACTGCCCCCCAGACGCTGACTTGGCGATCCCACCAGGTCCagattgaagatgctcaaATAGCCACATACTGGTCAATTGTCAGTGAGGCCAAAGAGAGGCTTTCGCAGACAGTTGCCAAGTCCCAGGACAAGGGGCTCCACGAGGTAGCTGCCGCTTATGATGAAATCTTAATATCTACTCAAGATGCGGTCGATGCCACTAAGCAGGCCATTGACGAACTCAAAGGAGATGGCGTTGGCCAAAGCGATCCTAGAATGCAACGGCTACAGATTACCCGCACAGCAGTCAACTACGAGATGATAAGCTGGAGAATCGGCCGGAACCGGGTTCTTACAGGTCCCCACGACGGTGCCACAGAAGAGTATGAATTGCGAAGGAGGGGTAAGAAGAAAGACGCAGCGTCtgcagaagcaaagaaagagagggaatTGCCAACTGGAAAGAAActggccaagctcaaggaaaAGGCTGCTCTGTACGATGGAATTCTTCAGAACTTGGAGTCTATCCGAGAGCTCCCTGGAGTcgccgccgacgaggaaCTTGCTACCCGCGTCGAGGCTTACGAGAACTACTTTATCGCTCTCAA GCACCTCGCAGTTGCTCGGTCACATGCCATTATTGGCAACTCTGCAAACGCCCTGGCCCTCATCAATAGCGCTCTCGGGTTCAGCTTAAAAGCTGTGGCCAAGCTTCCAAACGTAGAGCCTGTTTCCGATGAGGCTCCTTTGAGCCTTGACATCTCCCCTGCTTCCGTCAAGTTCTTGGAACAGGTGATTGATGGCGAGCTGCAGCGCCACCGCGCCATTGTCCACGTCGACAACctgcggaagaagaaaaccaAGGTCGACGAGTACGAAAGCAACGTTCCTCTTGTCGAGAAGCTGTACGAATACCCCGTCGGTGGGGCCGATCTAGAACACATAGTCGAATTCCCTCCCAGAGAAGAGGTGGTCCCTATCAAGCCCATTTTCCTCGACGTTGCGTGGAACTATATTCACTATCCAGGAAAGGAGCCCCAGGTGGCCGTGGGTGGGCAAGCCGTCGAAGGCGCCCAGGAACCCGAGCAGCCTGCTCAGACGACTAAGAGAGGCTGGTTTGGCTTTGGGAGGTGA